A region from the Cryptosporangium arvum DSM 44712 genome encodes:
- a CDS encoding flagellar FliJ family protein, whose translation MAKKRFRLATVLRARQAKEDALRGEVLAARAALREAELMVERSGETLRGRQLPESALARSYVAAISARQALAGELFAAQRVVVDAQEAVAAKLRDYTDASQARRAVEKLEERHKAERAAAELAEDQVLVDELATTRRSRTKPPMDNTENSAGGDEGS comes from the coding sequence ATGGCGAAGAAACGGTTCCGGCTCGCCACCGTGCTGCGTGCGCGTCAGGCGAAGGAGGACGCGCTGCGCGGCGAGGTGCTCGCCGCGCGGGCGGCGCTACGGGAAGCGGAGCTGATGGTGGAGCGCAGCGGCGAGACGTTGCGGGGGCGGCAGCTCCCGGAGTCGGCGCTGGCCCGGTCGTACGTGGCCGCGATCTCGGCCCGGCAGGCGCTGGCCGGTGAGCTCTTCGCGGCCCAGCGCGTCGTGGTGGACGCGCAGGAGGCGGTCGCGGCGAAGTTGCGCGACTACACCGACGCGTCCCAGGCCCGGCGGGCCGTGGAGAAGCTCGAGGAACGTCACAAGGCCGAACGGGCCGCGGCCGAGCTGGCCGAGGACCAGGTGCTCGTCGACGAATTGGCCACAACCCGAAGGTCGCGGACGAAGCCGCCGATGGACAACACGGAGAACTCTGCCGGGGGCGACGAAGGCTCCTGA
- a CDS encoding FliI/YscN family ATPase — translation MSRLLQHRLAPAIRAAQPEVTGRVDSVLGLSVSVVGVPGRVGDLVRIGGIGGMAGIRSGSGRGDNTTIAAEVVALDGARLSCLPLGPLGGVGAGDRAVNTGSPLQIQVGESLRGRVLDGLGRPMDNGPPLVNTEWVSVEGEPPTAMERGLIRFPLPLGVRALDTLVPCGRGQRIGIFAGSGVGKSSLMSMITRGTEAEITVVALIGERGREVREFLEHDLGPEGLARAVVVVATSDTPPLVRLRAGFVATRIAEWYRDRGKDVLLMMDSLTRTAMAQREVGLSAGEPPATRGYPPSVFALLPRLLERAGPGSAGTITGLYTVLVEGDDQNEPIADTARSILDGHVVLDRKLATSGHFPAIDVLESVSRVSGAITTREQKAMASELRRLMAAYRDVRELLEIGAYVPGTNPDADRARELWPAITAFLRQSLGDPYPAGAAWDAMAQLLNSS, via the coding sequence GTGAGCCGGCTGCTCCAGCACCGGCTGGCGCCCGCGATCCGCGCGGCCCAGCCGGAGGTCACCGGCCGCGTCGACTCGGTGCTCGGTCTGTCGGTGTCGGTCGTCGGTGTGCCCGGGCGGGTCGGTGACCTGGTCCGGATCGGCGGCATCGGCGGGATGGCCGGCATCCGGAGCGGCTCCGGGCGCGGCGACAACACGACGATCGCCGCCGAGGTGGTGGCGCTCGACGGCGCCCGCCTGTCCTGCCTGCCCCTCGGCCCGCTGGGGGGCGTCGGAGCCGGTGACCGCGCGGTCAACACCGGGTCGCCGCTGCAGATCCAGGTCGGCGAGTCGCTGCGCGGCCGGGTGCTCGACGGCCTGGGGCGCCCGATGGACAACGGGCCGCCGCTCGTCAACACCGAGTGGGTCTCGGTCGAGGGCGAGCCGCCGACCGCGATGGAACGCGGGTTGATCCGCTTCCCGCTGCCGCTGGGCGTCCGCGCGCTGGACACGCTGGTGCCGTGCGGCCGGGGTCAGCGCATCGGCATCTTCGCCGGCTCCGGCGTCGGCAAGTCCAGCCTGATGTCGATGATCACCCGGGGCACCGAGGCCGAGATCACGGTCGTCGCGCTGATCGGGGAACGCGGGCGTGAGGTCCGCGAGTTCCTCGAACACGACCTGGGGCCGGAGGGCCTGGCCCGCGCCGTCGTGGTCGTCGCGACCTCGGACACGCCCCCGCTGGTGCGGCTGCGTGCCGGTTTCGTCGCGACCCGGATCGCCGAATGGTACCGCGACCGCGGCAAGGACGTCCTGCTGATGATGGACAGCCTCACCCGGACCGCGATGGCCCAGCGCGAGGTCGGGCTCTCGGCCGGTGAGCCGCCGGCCACCCGGGGGTACCCGCCGTCGGTGTTCGCGCTGCTGCCGCGGCTGCTCGAACGGGCCGGGCCCGGGTCCGCGGGCACGATCACCGGGCTCTACACCGTGCTGGTCGAGGGCGACGACCAGAACGAGCCGATCGCCGACACCGCCCGCTCGATCCTGGACGGGCACGTCGTGCTCGACCGCAAGCTCGCGACCTCCGGGCACTTCCCCGCGATCGACGTGCTGGAGTCGGTGTCCCGGGTCTCCGGCGCGATCACGACCCGCGAGCAGAAAGCGATGGCGAGCGAGCTGCGCCGGCTGATGGCCGCGTACCGGGACGTGCGGGAGTTGCTGGAGATCGGCGCGTACGTGCCGGGCACCAACCCCGACGCCGACCGGGCCCGCGAGCTCTGGCCGGCGATCACCGCGTTCCTGCGGCAGAGCCTCGGGGATCCGTATCCGGCCGGCGCCGCCTGGGACGCCATGGCCCAGCTGCTGAACTCCAGCTGA
- a CDS encoding FliH/SctL family protein — protein sequence MSSSPDPTATGVLRGAAADVAVSASFDTNLGRAGGRVPRVPAVDAELTAAKEAAKAAGFAAGWAEGRRAAKLEAEAARRLAEEETQRFDQARQAGLQRALQTVAAAANALEQRAAPSAMELENELVSAAFVLAEAVLGRELALADSPGRDAVARALELVPVGRPVLVRVNPADHATLTAEADHEGPLVIDGRTVTLEPDASLASGDAIAESDATVVDARLSAALLRVGEALGMVDATDQPW from the coding sequence ATGAGTTCGTCGCCTGACCCGACCGCCACCGGCGTGCTGCGCGGCGCGGCGGCCGACGTCGCCGTCAGCGCGTCGTTCGACACGAACCTCGGCCGGGCCGGGGGGCGGGTGCCGCGCGTCCCCGCGGTCGACGCCGAGCTCACGGCGGCGAAAGAAGCCGCGAAGGCCGCCGGGTTCGCCGCCGGGTGGGCCGAGGGCCGACGCGCGGCGAAGCTGGAGGCCGAAGCCGCCCGCCGGCTCGCCGAGGAGGAGACCCAGCGGTTCGACCAGGCTCGGCAAGCGGGCCTGCAGCGGGCGTTGCAGACCGTCGCGGCGGCCGCGAACGCGTTGGAGCAGCGGGCCGCGCCGAGCGCGATGGAGCTAGAGAACGAGCTGGTCAGCGCGGCGTTCGTCCTCGCAGAGGCGGTACTGGGCCGGGAGCTCGCGCTGGCCGACTCACCCGGGCGCGACGCGGTGGCGCGCGCGCTCGAGCTGGTGCCGGTCGGCCGCCCGGTGCTGGTGCGGGTCAACCCGGCCGACCACGCGACGCTCACCGCGGAAGCCGACCACGAAGGCCCGCTCGTCATCGACGGGCGCACCGTGACCCTCGAGCCGGACGCATCGCTGGCCAGCGGCGACGCGATCGCCGAGAGCGACGCGACGGTCGTCGACGCCCGGCTCTCCGCGGCTCTCCTGCGCGTCGGCGAAGCGCTGGGCATGGTCGACGCGACCGATCAGCCGTGGTGA
- the fliG gene encoding flagellar motor switch protein FliG, whose product MTTTTDMTGLRKTAILLVQMGKEASSKILAQMRENEIEELTAEIARLGQIETETADDVLFEFHDLATANKYAGQGGLDYARDLLEASVGAERAADLIGRLSKSIADVPFNFLQRAEARQLLSFLQDEHPQTIALVLAHMTATQASGILSGLSPTLQADVANRIAVMDRTSPDTIRQVEETLERKLSSVLQPTEMSVVGGLQPLVEIINRADRGTEKMILEGLETLNPELAEEVRSKMFMFEDIIGLEDRSIQLVLRQVESADLATALKGVNDAVRDKIMRNLSGRAAENLADEVEMLGPVRLRQVEEAQAKVVQNIRALEASGQITIRRGDDDEFVA is encoded by the coding sequence ATGACCACCACCACCGACATGACCGGGCTGCGCAAGACCGCGATCCTGCTCGTGCAGATGGGCAAGGAGGCGTCCTCGAAGATCCTCGCGCAGATGCGCGAGAACGAGATCGAGGAGCTGACCGCGGAGATCGCGCGGCTCGGGCAGATCGAGACCGAGACCGCCGACGACGTCCTGTTCGAGTTCCACGACCTGGCCACCGCGAACAAGTACGCCGGCCAGGGCGGCCTGGACTACGCGCGCGACCTACTGGAAGCCTCGGTCGGCGCGGAACGGGCGGCCGACCTCATCGGGCGGCTCTCCAAGAGCATCGCGGACGTCCCGTTCAACTTCCTGCAGCGGGCCGAGGCCCGCCAGCTGCTCTCGTTCCTCCAGGACGAGCACCCGCAGACGATCGCGCTGGTGCTGGCCCACATGACCGCGACCCAGGCCTCGGGCATCCTGTCCGGGCTCTCCCCCACCCTCCAGGCCGACGTCGCCAACCGCATCGCGGTGATGGACCGGACGTCGCCCGACACGATCCGGCAGGTCGAGGAGACGCTCGAACGCAAGCTCTCCTCGGTGCTCCAGCCGACCGAGATGTCGGTGGTCGGCGGCCTGCAACCGCTGGTCGAGATCATCAACCGCGCCGACCGCGGCACCGAGAAGATGATCCTCGAGGGCCTCGAGACGCTCAACCCGGAGCTGGCCGAAGAGGTCCGCAGCAAGATGTTCATGTTCGAGGACATCATCGGGCTCGAGGACCGGTCCATCCAGCTGGTGCTCCGCCAGGTGGAGTCGGCCGACCTGGCCACCGCGCTCAAGGGCGTCAACGACGCGGTGCGCGACAAGATCATGCGCAACCTGTCCGGCCGGGCCGCCGAGAACCTCGCCGACGAGGTCGAGATGCTCGGCCCGGTCCGCCTCCGCCAGGTCGAGGAGGCCCAGGCGAAGGTCGTCCAGAACATCCGGGCGCTGGAAGCGTCGGGCCAGATCACGATCCGGCGGGGAGACGACGATGAGTTCGTCGCCTGA